Proteins encoded by one window of Streptomyces sp. LX-29:
- a CDS encoding TauD/TfdA family dioxygenase has translation MGVAVDELDALNAPAEDLTALKQLVYRHRIVVLKNQHLTPAEYVAFGRRLGEVETYYQPMYHHPEQKEIFVSSNVKEDGQQVGVPQTGKFWHHDYSFMPRPFGLTLIYPQVVPQHNRGTYFIDMARAYEKLPEELKTEIKNTRSENSVRRYFKIRPSDVYRPVVEILAEIEEETPASRHPTVFTHPVTGESVLYLSQAITCGLEDESGNPLREGLLEELFEAVGQSDPTCQHENVHLQRFDKGDMLIWDNRTLVHRALHTVKPEPTVSFRVTVHDEFEFYPGIG, from the coding sequence ATGGGCGTGGCGGTCGACGAGCTCGACGCGCTCAACGCGCCCGCCGAGGATCTCACGGCGCTCAAGCAGCTCGTCTACCGGCACCGCATCGTGGTCCTGAAGAACCAGCACCTGACGCCCGCCGAGTATGTGGCGTTCGGCCGGCGGCTGGGCGAGGTGGAGACGTACTACCAGCCGATGTACCACCACCCCGAGCAGAAGGAGATCTTCGTCTCCTCCAACGTGAAGGAGGACGGACAGCAGGTCGGCGTGCCGCAGACCGGGAAGTTCTGGCACCACGACTACTCGTTCATGCCGCGGCCGTTCGGGCTGACGCTGATCTACCCGCAGGTGGTCCCGCAGCACAACCGCGGCACGTACTTCATCGACATGGCGCGGGCCTACGAGAAGCTGCCGGAGGAGCTCAAGACCGAGATCAAGAACACCCGCAGTGAGAACAGCGTCCGCCGGTACTTCAAGATCCGGCCCAGCGACGTCTACCGCCCGGTCGTCGAGATCCTCGCGGAGATCGAGGAGGAGACCCCGGCCTCCCGGCACCCCACCGTCTTCACCCACCCGGTGACCGGCGAGTCGGTGCTCTACCTCAGCCAGGCCATCACCTGCGGGCTGGAGGACGAGTCCGGCAACCCGCTGCGGGAGGGCCTGCTGGAGGAGCTGTTCGAGGCGGTCGGCCAGTCCGACCCCACCTGCCAGCACGAGAACGTCCACCTTCAGCGGTTCGACAAGGGCGACATGCTGATCTGGGACAACCGCACGCTGGTGCACCGGGCCCTGCACACCGTCAAGCCCGAACCCACGGTCTCCTTCCGGGTGACCGTGCACGACGAGTTCGAGTTCTACCCCGGAATCGGCTGA
- a CDS encoding MbtH family protein, producing MTNPFENPDALYLVLINDEGQHSLWPSFAEVPEGWTVALGESSRQECLEHIETQWTDMRPKSLVAAMDGAS from the coding sequence ATGACCAACCCGTTCGAGAACCCGGACGCGCTCTACCTCGTGCTCATCAACGACGAGGGCCAGCACTCGCTGTGGCCCTCCTTCGCGGAGGTGCCGGAGGGCTGGACCGTGGCCCTCGGGGAGAGCAGCCGTCAGGAGTGTCTGGAGCACATCGAGACGCAGTGGACCGACATGCGTCCCAAGAGCCTTGTCGCCGCGATGGACGGCGCGTCGTAG
- a CDS encoding DUF5988 family protein has translation MAHVHEDGNAVLRGGPAALSADPAVENEWIVRVEDLEQTLKLPCGSHYDHYAPTAEWLERSGRTLRVFRWSRRTYVAE, from the coding sequence ATGGCCCATGTCCATGAAGACGGCAACGCGGTGCTTCGCGGCGGCCCCGCGGCCCTCTCGGCGGACCCCGCCGTCGAGAACGAGTGGATAGTGCGAGTGGAGGACCTGGAGCAGACCCTCAAGCTGCCCTGTGGCAGCCACTACGACCATTACGCGCCCACCGCGGAGTGGTTGGAGAGGTCCGGCCGGACGCTGCGGGTCTTCCGGTGGAGCCGCCGCACCTACGTGGCCGAGTGA
- a CDS encoding metallophosphoesterase has protein sequence MGGTHRGELLAISDLHVAYEENRAIVERLRPGSDEDWVIVAGDVGEVFADIEWALGLLSERFAKVIWTPGNHELWTHPKDPLELRGVARYEHLVEMCRSKGIVTPEDPYPVWEGNGGPLTIAPLFLLYDYTFRLDGITTKEAALAHAHEVGVVCTDEHFLHPDPYPTRDAWCRARVAETEARLAARDPELPTVLINHWPLTRLPTRVLRYPDFALWCGTELTADWHQRFNAETVVYGHLHIPRVTVEDGVRFQEVSVGYPREWKRHGRLPDDPLRRILPVPVR, from the coding sequence ATGGGCGGCACCCACCGGGGCGAACTACTCGCCATCAGTGACCTGCACGTGGCCTATGAGGAGAACCGGGCGATCGTCGAGCGGCTGCGGCCGGGCTCCGACGAGGACTGGGTGATCGTCGCCGGCGACGTCGGCGAGGTCTTCGCCGACATCGAGTGGGCGCTGGGCCTGCTCAGCGAGCGGTTCGCCAAGGTGATCTGGACGCCGGGCAACCACGAGCTGTGGACCCACCCCAAGGACCCGCTGGAGCTGCGCGGCGTCGCCCGCTACGAGCACCTGGTGGAGATGTGCCGGTCCAAGGGCATCGTCACGCCCGAGGACCCGTACCCGGTCTGGGAGGGCAACGGCGGTCCGCTCACCATCGCCCCGCTCTTCCTGCTCTACGACTACACCTTCCGGCTGGACGGCATCACCACCAAGGAGGCGGCGCTGGCCCACGCCCACGAGGTCGGCGTGGTCTGCACCGACGAGCACTTCCTGCACCCGGACCCGTACCCCACCCGTGACGCCTGGTGCCGGGCCCGGGTGGCGGAGACCGAGGCCCGGCTGGCCGCCCGCGACCCCGAGCTGCCGACCGTGCTCATCAACCACTGGCCGCTCACCCGGCTCCCCACCCGGGTGCTGCGCTACCCCGACTTCGCGCTGTGGTGCGGCACCGAGCTCACCGCCGACTGGCACCAGCGCTTCAACGCCGAGACGGTGGTCTACGGACATCTGCACATCCCCCGGGTGACCGTGGAGGACGGGGTGCGGTTCCAGGAGGTCTCCGTGGGCTATCCGCGGGAGTGGAAGCGGCACGGCCGGCTGCCGGACGACCCGCTGCGCCGCATCCTCCCCGTCCCGGTGCGCTGA
- a CDS encoding universal stress protein, whose translation MVDKLPASFERGTDGPKVIVVGVDGSDSSWRAAAYAAGLARRQHALLAVVYVQPLLTAGAALGAPVAEATEGVAEELMTEIKASVERLRGVFEVRWEFHTFAGDPYNGLVTAADELKADAVVVGASEQAGHRIVGSVAVRLVKAGRWPVTVVP comes from the coding sequence GTGGTGGACAAACTGCCCGCGTCCTTCGAACGCGGGACGGACGGGCCGAAGGTCATCGTCGTCGGTGTGGACGGCTCGGACTCCTCCTGGCGCGCCGCCGCCTACGCCGCGGGGCTCGCCCGGCGGCAGCACGCCCTGCTCGCCGTCGTCTACGTACAGCCGCTGCTGACGGCGGGCGCGGCGCTGGGGGCGCCGGTGGCGGAGGCGACCGAGGGGGTGGCCGAGGAGCTGATGACCGAGATCAAGGCGTCGGTGGAGCGGCTGCGCGGCGTCTTCGAGGTGCGCTGGGAGTTCCACACCTTCGCCGGCGATCCGTACAACGGCCTGGTGACCGCCGCCGACGAGCTGAAGGCGGACGCCGTGGTGGTCGGCGCGTCCGAGCAGGCCGGGCACCGCATCGTGGGCTCGGTGGCGGTGCGGCTGGTCAAGGCGGGGCGCTGGCCGGTGACCGTGGTTCCCTAA
- a CDS encoding FcoT family thioesterase has protein sequence MEFPNDEALLERVLRVYKPHCRYLTSVTTIAKGDPGEAGGQVSVRGRFHIPESCYIDDTGHFNSVEFNICFNQMYYFIVAKSVKERLVHALSDWTLDDFWERQLQDMFLVDFRSSFRRAITTGDFWGQLDLTGAQERDGGNGPLLILNTEVRYGEDETAACNGKVRLAIRNHKPSSVPTA, from the coding sequence GTGGAGTTCCCGAACGACGAGGCACTGCTGGAACGGGTGTTGCGGGTCTACAAGCCGCACTGTCGCTATCTGACCTCGGTCACCACCATCGCCAAGGGCGACCCGGGTGAGGCGGGCGGACAGGTCAGCGTCCGCGGCCGGTTCCACATCCCCGAGTCCTGCTACATCGACGACACCGGCCACTTCAACTCGGTGGAGTTCAACATCTGCTTCAACCAGATGTACTACTTCATCGTCGCCAAGTCGGTCAAAGAGCGGCTGGTCCACGCCCTGAGCGACTGGACCCTGGACGACTTCTGGGAGCGGCAGCTCCAGGACATGTTCCTGGTCGACTTCCGCTCCAGCTTCCGGCGTGCCATCACCACAGGTGACTTCTGGGGCCAGCTCGACCTCACCGGCGCCCAAGAGCGGGACGGCGGCAACGGACCGCTGCTGATCCTGAACACCGAGGTCCGCTACGGCGAGGACGAGACCGCCGCCTGCAACGGGAAGGTCCGCCTGGCCATCCGCAACCACAAGCCGTCCTCCGTGCCCACCGCGTGA
- a CDS encoding dodecin: MSHHTYRVTEIVGSSEQGVDDAIRNGLARAAKTLRNLDWFEVGQIRGHLVDGKIGHYQVGLKVGFRLEEAES; the protein is encoded by the coding sequence ATGTCCCACCACACCTATCGGGTGACCGAGATCGTCGGCAGCTCCGAGCAAGGCGTCGACGACGCGATCCGCAACGGCCTGGCGCGGGCCGCCAAGACCCTGCGCAACCTGGACTGGTTCGAGGTCGGTCAGATCCGCGGCCATCTGGTGGACGGGAAGATCGGCCACTACCAGGTGGGTCTGAAGGTGGGGTTCCGACTGGAGGAGGCGGAGTCCTGA
- the grpE gene encoding nucleotide exchange factor GrpE, with product MAWNPLVKRFSARLREENALLRAEAAELRAEQSMLRAEAELPHPVVSELLAIADRLTELTKEGGAPADAAQAAAALRWLDGRLSRLLSACDVADVHDEGPVDPARHHVVGVRPADDGRPVGSIAETVRRGYAWHGHVLRHQQVIVYVEPDPD from the coding sequence ATGGCATGGAATCCACTGGTCAAACGGTTTTCCGCGCGACTACGCGAGGAGAACGCCCTGCTGCGCGCGGAGGCCGCCGAACTGCGCGCCGAACAGAGCATGCTGCGCGCGGAGGCGGAGCTCCCGCATCCGGTGGTGTCGGAACTGCTCGCCATAGCCGACCGGCTCACCGAACTCACCAAGGAGGGCGGCGCACCCGCCGACGCCGCCCAGGCCGCGGCCGCGCTGCGCTGGCTGGACGGCCGGCTGTCCCGGCTGCTGTCCGCCTGCGACGTGGCCGACGTCCACGACGAGGGGCCCGTCGACCCGGCCCGCCACCACGTCGTCGGCGTCCGTCCCGCCGACGACGGCCGTCCCGTCGGCTCGATAGCGGAAACCGTCCGCCGCGGCTATGCCTGGCACGGTCATGTGCTGCGCCACCAGCAGGTCATCGTCTACGTCGAGCCGGACCCCGACTGA
- a CDS encoding FAD-dependent monooxygenase → MTPQPLIIGGGIAGVVAALALHKAGFDPVVYEARPETEGADDTGAFLLVFANGLAALRAVDAHRAVWDASFPAETVTFVSPTGKRLVTRPLAGSAPAPAPPDSTRTPGPDTAPDTGAGARRHAGADDDALGPRTLKRATLCRVLRAEAARRGIRIEYGKRFVAAHTGPDGCAVASFADGGRACGDLLIGADGVHSALRKTIDAAAPRPRYTGQNTVCGYRRATDPALPADLIDGYTMIYGKRAFFGCTRAPDGELWWFANAPGAELKREELATATPRQWRDRVAELFAGDDTPVADLVRTTDGPIVGSNAYDLATTPTWSRDAMVIIGDAAHAAAPNAAQGASMAIEDGVQLARCLRDLPDRGRALAAYEGLRRERVERAVATSAAMARQVAPGPVQRVLRDALSPRRLERGGNGADDWLTGHRIDWDAPVTAL, encoded by the coding sequence ATGACCCCCCAACCCCTGATCATCGGTGGCGGCATCGCCGGCGTGGTGGCCGCGCTGGCGCTCCACAAGGCCGGGTTCGACCCGGTCGTCTACGAGGCGCGGCCCGAGACCGAAGGGGCCGACGACACCGGCGCGTTCCTGCTCGTCTTCGCCAACGGCCTGGCCGCGCTCCGGGCCGTCGACGCCCACCGAGCCGTATGGGACGCCTCCTTCCCCGCCGAGACCGTCACCTTCGTCAGCCCCACCGGCAAGCGCCTCGTCACCAGGCCCCTCGCGGGCTCGGCCCCGGCCCCCGCCCCGCCGGACTCGACCCGTACGCCGGGCCCGGACACGGCCCCGGACACAGGCGCGGGCGCGCGGCGGCACGCCGGGGCGGACGACGACGCCCTGGGCCCACGCACGCTCAAACGGGCCACCCTGTGCCGTGTGCTGCGCGCCGAGGCGGCACGCCGCGGCATACGGATCGAGTACGGCAAGCGCTTCGTGGCCGCCCACACCGGCCCGGACGGGTGTGCCGTCGCCTCCTTCGCGGACGGCGGACGAGCCTGCGGAGACCTGCTCATCGGGGCCGACGGCGTCCACTCGGCCCTTCGGAAGACCATCGACGCCGCCGCGCCCCGGCCTCGCTACACGGGCCAGAACACCGTCTGCGGCTACCGCCGAGCGACCGACCCCGCGCTCCCCGCCGACCTGATCGACGGGTACACCATGATCTATGGGAAGCGCGCCTTCTTCGGCTGCACCCGCGCACCGGACGGCGAGCTCTGGTGGTTCGCCAACGCTCCCGGGGCGGAGCTGAAGCGGGAGGAGCTCGCGACCGCGACCCCACGGCAGTGGCGGGACCGCGTCGCGGAGCTCTTCGCGGGCGACGACACGCCGGTCGCCGACCTCGTCCGCACCACCGACGGCCCCATCGTCGGCAGCAACGCCTACGATCTCGCCACCACGCCCACCTGGTCCCGTGACGCCATGGTCATCATCGGGGACGCCGCACACGCCGCCGCGCCCAACGCCGCCCAGGGCGCGTCGATGGCGATCGAGGACGGGGTGCAACTCGCCCGCTGTCTGCGCGATCTGCCGGACCGTGGGCGGGCGTTGGCGGCGTACGAAGGGCTGCGCCGGGAGCGGGTGGAGCGAGCGGTGGCCACCAGCGCCGCCATGGCCCGGCAGGTGGCGCCGGGCCCGGTCCAGCGCGTGCTGCGCGACGCGCTGTCGCCGCGCCGGCTGGAGCGCGGTGGGAACGGCGCCGACGACTGGCTCACCGGCCACCGCATCGACTGGGACGCGCCCGTCACGGCGCTCTGA